A stretch of the Candidatus Binatia bacterium genome encodes the following:
- a CDS encoding AAA family ATPase has product MGQVISFINMKGGVGKTTLAVNIAYGLAQFHGKNVLIVDTDPQFNATQYLLEGEAYLAHTKDKKKGTLLDIFVPRRPGSVNTITGLAKGTGKAKSLAACSITILDGGSGHGRLDLIPSTLRLMEIENSIRGTEHRLARYLQDKAQWYDYVIIDCPPTIGIFTQAGVLASSKYLVPTQVKVPSVVAFVPVQLAATLHAAVPAVPHIEEVVTSTGFIPVRPVV; this is encoded by the coding sequence ATGGGCCAGGTGATATCATTCATCAATATGAAGGGCGGCGTCGGCAAGACAACGCTCGCCGTGAATATCGCCTATGGACTGGCGCAGTTCCACGGGAAAAATGTCTTGATCGTGGACACCGATCCGCAGTTCAACGCAACTCAGTACCTACTGGAGGGCGAGGCTTATCTTGCTCACACGAAGGATAAGAAGAAGGGCACCTTACTCGACATTTTTGTTCCTCGGCGGCCGGGGTCAGTCAATACGATTACTGGACTCGCGAAGGGCACGGGTAAAGCAAAATCGCTCGCGGCATGCAGCATCACGATCCTTGATGGCGGGAGCGGGCACGGTAGGCTTGACCTGATACCATCGACGCTGAGACTGATGGAAATCGAGAACTCGATTCGCGGAACCGAGCATCGCCTAGCCCGGTACCTCCAAGACAAGGCGCAGTGGTACGATTACGTAATCATTGACTGTCCACCCACCATCGGCATTTTTACCCAAGCGGGCGTTCTGGCCAGCAGCAAATATCTCGTTCCGACCCAGGTCAAGGTACCGAGCGTGGTAGCGTTTGTGCCCGTGCAATTGGCCGCTACATTACACGCTGCTGTCCCCGCGGTGCCACACATAGAAGAAGTGGTCACATCAACCGGGTTCATTCCGGTAAGACCGGTGGTGTAA